The sequence below is a genomic window from Mycobacteroides abscessus ATCC 19977.
TTGCCGAGCTTCCGGTGAGCATCGCCTAGATGCCGCCGACACGCCGTGTTCTGCGCGCGGCTCTCGGCGTTTAGATCGAAACACGGCGTGTCGGCGCTGAAGGGTTAGCGCGCGACGGATTTCTCCAGACGCTGCTCCAGCCGGTCCTGCACCGCCGACATCGCCATGCAGACAATCCAGTAGTAGACGCCGGCGGTGACGTAGAGCGTGAAGAACTGAAAGGTCGGCGCGGCGGCGACCTGTGCCGTACGCATCACGTCCGTCACCAGGATCGCCGAGGCCAGCGAGGTGTCCTTCACCAGGGAGATCAAGGTGTTCGACAGCGGGGGCACCGCCACCCGGCTGGCCTGCGGAATGACGATCCGCCACAACGTGGTGCTGTAGCTCATCCCCAGGCTGGAGGCCGCCTCCCACTGCCCGCGGGGGATGCTCAGGATGGACGAACGAATGATTTCGGCGGCGTAGCCGCCCACGTTGAGACTGAACGCGATGACGGCGGCAGGAAAGGGACTGATCTTGACCCCGAATTCGGGCAGCGCGAAGAAGATGAGAAACAGCTGCAGCAGCAGCGGCGTGCCACGGATGACAGAGATGTAGATGCGGGCGAGGCCGGTCACCACGCGATGACCGGACATGCGGGCCAGTGCGACCCCGAGGGCGATCACCAGTCCGATCACGAAGCTGATGGCGGTCAGCGGCAGCGTGACGGTGATCATGGCTCGGGCCATGGGCCACAGGTTGTCCAGCACCAGCTGGGTGTCGGACCGCGTACTGCCGGAATCTCCCTTCCCGGCTTGTGGTTTGGTAGTCCCGCTGGCGTCCGTCTTGAGGTACTTCTGAGAGATGCGGGTGAGCGTCCCATCGGCCGCCAACTGATCCAGCGCCTTGTCCAGGTCCGGCAGCAGGCCGCTGTTCTTGCGTGCGGCGAACCCCTGCTCGCTGCGCTGGCCGGTGGCCCCGGCGATCTTCACCGCAGGGTCACCGGTGCTGGCCAGGTAGGCATAGACGGCGATGCTGTCGTTGATGACGACGTCTACCCGACCCTGGCTGAGCAGTGTGATGGATTGGGTGAAGCCCTCCACCGCCTCAACGCGGGCGCCGGCGTCGCGGGCGATCTGCGACCAATTACTGGTCGCGTTCTCGGCGGCCACCTTGCCCCGTACATCGGACAGGCTGTGAATGCTGTTGTCGTCGGCCCGCGTCACGATCACACCCTCGCCCACTGCGTACGGTGTGGAAATGTCGTACTTTGCCTTGCGCGCCGGGGTGATCGTGACTTGGTTGGCGACGACGTCGAACCGTTCTGCGTCCAATCCGGCGAAGATCGCATCCCAGGGAATCTCGACGAATTCCACGGGGCGACCCAGCTTCTCGCCGACGGCGCGGGCCACGTCCACGTCGTAACCCGTCAGCTCGCCGGTGTGCCCGTCGTGGAAGCTGAACGGCGCGTACACGCCCTCGGTGCCGACCCGCAGCGGCTCCTGTGTTGGGGCCGCACATCCGGCTACCGCCACAAGCGCCAGAAGCGCAAGCACGATGGCACGAAACACCGCGGGAGGCTAACACGTTTCGGGTCCATCTAGGCAGCTTCGGATCAGCCCGGGTATATCCACGGCTCGCGCGGGATACGTCCGGCATCGAACTGGCGCAGCAGATCGGTAGCGTCGGCCGCCTGGTACCCG
It includes:
- a CDS encoding ABC transporter substrate-binding protein/permease — encoded protein: MFRAIVLALLALVAVAGCAAPTQEPLRVGTEGVYAPFSFHDGHTGELTGYDVDVARAVGEKLGRPVEFVEIPWDAIFAGLDAERFDVVANQVTITPARKAKYDISTPYAVGEGVIVTRADDNSIHSLSDVRGKVAAENATSNWSQIARDAGARVEAVEGFTQSITLLSQGRVDVVINDSIAVYAYLASTGDPAVKIAGATGQRSEQGFAARKNSGLLPDLDKALDQLAADGTLTRISQKYLKTDASGTTKPQAGKGDSGSTRSDTQLVLDNLWPMARAMITVTLPLTAISFVIGLVIALGVALARMSGHRVVTGLARIYISVIRGTPLLLQLFLIFFALPEFGVKISPFPAAVIAFSLNVGGYAAEIIRSSILSIPRGQWEAASSLGMSYSTTLWRIVIPQASRVAVPPLSNTLISLVKDTSLASAILVTDVMRTAQVAAAPTFQFFTLYVTAGVYYWIVCMAMSAVQDRLEQRLEKSVAR